Proteins encoded by one window of Nitrincola iocasae:
- a CDS encoding monovalent cation/H+ antiporter complex subunit F yields the protein MQLVIYLTFAFLSLAMILIFIRLTLGPTLPDRIVALEMFASVIVAMIGAYAIYTDTASFIDVAIVAALTAFLAAIGFARFLERGGPRDD from the coding sequence GTGCAACTAGTCATTTACCTGACCTTTGCCTTTCTAAGTTTGGCGATGATACTGATTTTTATCCGTCTGACTCTAGGCCCGACACTGCCTGACCGCATTGTAGCACTGGAGATGTTCGCCTCTGTCATTGTCGCGATGATCGGTGCCTATGCCATTTACACTGATACCGCCAGTTTTATTGATGTTGCTATCGTCGCGGCACTGACGGCTTTTCTTGCCGCGATAGGTTTTGCGCGTTTTCTGGAACGAGGAGGCCCACGAGATGATTGA
- the mnhG gene encoding monovalent cation/H(+) antiporter subunit G, translated as MIEWIIKILMLSSSLFILLAAIGVLRLPDLLTRMHASTKAGALGINLMMIAVSFHFFDAVVFAKSLAVIMFILITAPVAAHAIGRAGYFVGVPVWSKTIKDELINCYDPDSHRLMSGLETEEELEIYRQNLDLKPRIRVNRQERND; from the coding sequence ATGATTGAGTGGATTATAAAAATCCTGATGCTGTCCAGCTCGCTGTTTATTCTCCTGGCCGCTATTGGGGTGCTACGCCTGCCTGACTTGCTCACCCGCATGCATGCCAGCACCAAAGCTGGTGCACTAGGTATAAACTTGATGATGATCGCCGTCAGCTTTCATTTTTTTGATGCTGTGGTATTTGCCAAAAGTCTGGCGGTGATTATGTTTATCTTAATCACCGCCCCGGTCGCCGCCCATGCCATTGGCCGGGCTGGCTACTTTGTAGGTGTTCCCGTCTGGTCAAAAACCATCAAGGATGAACTGATCAACTGTTATGATCCTGATAGCCATCGCCTGATGAGTGGCCTGGAAACAGAAGAGGAACTGGAGATTTATCGCCAGAACCTTGACCTCAAACCGCGTATACGTGTTAACCGCCAGGAGCGCAACGACTGA
- a CDS encoding M18 family aminopeptidase has product MERSVSNNFNKAVFNQALLGFLDASPTPFHAVQQMTDLLDLSGFQALDERTVWQLAPGAGYYTVRNGSSIIAWRQPTDYKGFSKGFRFTGAHTDSPCLKVKPQPEMLRQGYFQLGVEVYGGVLLNPWFDRDLSLAGRVTVRDTQGQLVSHLINFDKPVAIIPSLAIHLDREANSARSINAQTFLPPILGQLTSKADFRALLKQHLTDQGVDNLDAVLDYELAFYDCNKAALVGLDQEFICSARLDNLLSCFIGLQALLASAAGPGQVLICNDHEEVGSASACGAQGPLLSQWLERVLPAEVNRYEVLANSLFISADNAHGVHPNFADRHDDNHGPQLNKGPVIKINANQRYASNSETSALFRHLAEQVGVPVQSFVVRSDQGCGSTIGPIVATETGIPTVDVGVPQFAMHSIRETAGSDDARNLARILQGFYQTETL; this is encoded by the coding sequence ATGGAGAGGTCTGTGAGCAATAATTTTAACAAGGCAGTATTCAACCAGGCCCTGCTGGGATTTCTGGATGCGTCACCAACGCCTTTTCATGCCGTGCAACAAATGACAGACTTACTCGATCTATCGGGGTTTCAAGCCCTGGATGAAAGAACTGTCTGGCAATTAGCCCCCGGTGCTGGCTATTACACAGTACGTAACGGTTCATCAATTATTGCCTGGCGTCAACCGACAGACTATAAGGGTTTTTCGAAAGGGTTTCGGTTTACTGGCGCACATACCGATTCACCCTGTCTGAAGGTTAAACCCCAACCGGAAATGTTGCGTCAAGGTTATTTCCAGTTAGGTGTGGAAGTCTACGGCGGGGTGTTATTAAACCCCTGGTTTGATCGCGACCTGTCGTTAGCCGGAAGGGTGACTGTACGCGATACCCAAGGCCAACTCGTCAGTCATCTGATCAATTTCGATAAGCCAGTGGCGATTATTCCCAGCCTTGCTATCCATCTTGACCGGGAAGCCAATTCGGCACGTAGTATCAATGCGCAAACGTTTTTACCACCGATACTGGGGCAATTGACGAGCAAAGCAGATTTTCGTGCACTGTTAAAACAGCACCTGACGGATCAGGGCGTGGATAATCTGGATGCGGTGTTGGATTATGAACTGGCCTTTTATGATTGCAACAAAGCCGCCTTGGTAGGGTTAGATCAGGAATTCATCTGTTCGGCCCGATTGGATAATCTGTTGAGCTGTTTTATTGGTTTACAGGCCTTGCTGGCTTCAGCGGCGGGTCCTGGACAGGTATTGATCTGTAATGATCATGAAGAGGTAGGTAGTGCCAGTGCTTGTGGCGCGCAGGGACCGCTGCTGAGTCAGTGGCTGGAACGTGTTTTGCCCGCCGAGGTTAACCGTTATGAGGTGCTGGCTAATTCATTGTTTATTTCTGCGGATAACGCGCATGGTGTACACCCAAATTTTGCTGATCGTCATGATGATAATCATGGCCCTCAACTGAACAAGGGACCAGTGATCAAAATTAATGCTAACCAGCGTTATGCCAGTAACAGCGAAACCAGTGCGTTGTTCAGGCATCTCGCAGAACAGGTGGGTGTGCCGGTGCAGAGTTTTGTCGTGCGGAGTGATCAGGGCTGCGGCAGTACTATCGGACCCATTGTTGCCACTGAAACCGGTATTCCAACGGTGGATGTCGGCGTTCCTCAGTTTGCCATGCATTCCATCAGAGAGACCGCCGGTAGTGATGATGCCCGGAATCTGGCGCGGATACTGCAAGGGTTTTATCAAACCGAAACTCTATGA
- a CDS encoding carboxy terminal-processing peptidase, with product MTRFTIKPLLTGLVLALLLVVGPVQARYAAEPEHEEALLDVISALQQNHYSGKKLDEKLSSDIFERYLTDLDPSRIYFYQSDIQEFEPVRKEIGLEILTGNSETGFAIYNRFHQRQMERLEYMLEVLQDESHSFDFNTHDSIETDRTEADWVKTTDEMNELWYKRLINAMISLKLADQTVAEARETLIQRYENQQNRQAQTNNEDVFERYANAIAHEFDPHSQYLSPRNQENFQINMSLSLEGIGAVLQGEDEHTKVVRLVPGGPADRAGQLSPSDIIVGVGQDAEGPIQDVVGWRLDEVVNLIRGPRESTVRLQIIPADSIDRNARRTITIVRDKVRLEEQAAQKRLLELQRNGQPYRVGVIEIPAFYIDFTAMQAGDPEYKSTTRDVEKLLEELKSENIDSLIVDLRNNGGGSLREANELTGLFISRGPTVQIRDASGRVDILGDFDPKVAWDGPMAVIVNRLSASASEIFAGAIQDYNRGLVVGSRTFGKGTVQTLLPLEHGQMKLTHAKFYRISGESTQNEGVEPHILFPTLFDEKEIGESALEGALPWDTVNPVRHGRFPSLSPFLDELISRHQARITHDPDFAFMNKQVERSREQREQTQLPLNINEVRALRDEVEQWQIDTENQRRMAKDEPPIRELSELDELLPTDAQGRTINPEAESILMETAEIMVDFIDLHLSQTAQATGRIVNGN from the coding sequence ATGACCAGATTTACAATTAAACCCCTGTTGACCGGCCTAGTATTGGCGTTGTTGCTTGTTGTCGGCCCGGTACAAGCACGCTACGCGGCAGAACCAGAGCATGAAGAAGCACTTTTAGATGTCATTTCAGCACTGCAGCAGAATCACTACAGCGGCAAGAAACTGGATGAGAAACTCTCCTCAGATATTTTTGAGCGCTACTTAACCGATCTTGATCCTTCCCGGATTTATTTTTATCAGTCAGATATTCAAGAGTTTGAACCTGTCCGGAAAGAAATCGGTCTTGAAATACTGACGGGCAACAGCGAAACAGGTTTTGCCATCTATAACCGTTTTCATCAGCGCCAGATGGAACGTCTCGAATATATGCTTGAGGTCTTACAGGATGAATCGCATAGTTTCGACTTCAATACCCATGACAGCATAGAGACAGACCGTACTGAAGCCGACTGGGTAAAGACAACAGATGAGATGAATGAGCTTTGGTACAAACGTCTGATAAATGCGATGATCAGCCTGAAACTGGCCGATCAGACGGTTGCCGAGGCACGTGAAACGCTGATTCAACGCTATGAAAATCAGCAAAATCGTCAGGCACAAACCAATAATGAAGATGTCTTTGAACGCTATGCCAACGCCATAGCACATGAATTTGATCCTCACAGTCAGTATCTGTCACCCCGCAACCAGGAAAATTTTCAGATTAATATGAGTCTGTCGCTGGAAGGTATCGGCGCCGTACTGCAGGGAGAAGATGAACATACCAAGGTGGTACGCTTAGTACCCGGTGGCCCGGCTGATCGTGCAGGACAACTCAGTCCTTCAGACATCATAGTCGGTGTAGGTCAGGATGCCGAAGGTCCGATACAGGATGTGGTTGGCTGGCGCCTGGATGAAGTCGTCAATCTTATCAGGGGGCCGCGCGAAAGTACGGTCAGACTCCAGATTATACCGGCCGATTCGATTGATCGGAATGCTCGTCGCACCATCACCATTGTCAGGGATAAAGTCAGACTGGAAGAGCAGGCAGCACAAAAACGTCTTCTGGAATTACAACGTAATGGCCAACCCTATCGAGTTGGCGTTATTGAAATTCCTGCCTTTTATATTGACTTCACTGCAATGCAGGCTGGCGATCCAGAGTACAAAAGCACTACGCGTGATGTAGAAAAGCTACTTGAAGAACTGAAAAGTGAAAACATTGATTCATTGATCGTGGATCTTCGTAATAATGGTGGTGGCTCGCTACGTGAAGCTAATGAACTGACAGGCCTGTTTATCAGCCGCGGGCCGACAGTACAAATCCGCGATGCCAGTGGCCGTGTGGATATTCTGGGTGACTTTGATCCCAAAGTAGCCTGGGATGGCCCGATGGCGGTGATTGTTAATCGTTTAAGCGCCTCTGCATCCGAGATTTTTGCTGGCGCCATTCAGGACTACAATCGTGGCCTGGTAGTCGGCAGTCGCACCTTTGGTAAAGGCACAGTACAAACTTTACTGCCACTAGAACATGGTCAGATGAAGCTGACGCACGCCAAATTTTACCGTATTTCCGGCGAAAGCACTCAAAATGAAGGTGTAGAACCCCATATTCTTTTCCCCACACTGTTTGATGAAAAGGAAATCGGTGAAAGTGCTCTCGAAGGCGCCCTGCCCTGGGACACAGTAAACCCAGTGCGTCATGGACGTTTCCCAAGCCTATCTCCATTTTTAGATGAACTGATCAGCCGTCATCAAGCCCGCATCACCCATGACCCGGATTTTGCCTTTATGAATAAACAGGTGGAACGCAGTCGTGAACAGCGCGAGCAAACGCAGCTACCACTGAATATCAATGAGGTACGCGCTCTGCGGGATGAAGTGGAACAATGGCAAATTGATACTGAAAATCAACGTCGTATGGCCAAAGATGAACCGCCCATACGTGAGTTAAGTGAACTGGACGAGTTGC